The genomic window ATGCGTTTCTGCACTTTAAGTAGTCGGGAAAGTTAATGACAGGAGGTAAAATCAAATGAGTCTCGAAAGTCTATGCCGGAGAGAGATAGTTTGCGTAAATAGAAGCACGATGGTAATCGACGCAACAAAAATGATGGAAGAAAAAAATGTCGGGAGTGTAGTCGTGATAGATATGGACAGGCCCCTGGGGATATTGACCGACAGGGACGTTATGATAAGACTTGTAAATAATGGCCTCGACGCCGAAAAAACCCCGGTCTCGGATGTAATGTCCAGGGAAATCATAACGCTCAATCAGAAAACCGGTCTTTACGAGGCTCTC from Deltaproteobacteria bacterium includes these protein-coding regions:
- a CDS encoding CBS domain-containing protein: MSLESLCRREIVCVNRSTMVIDATKMMEEKNVGSVVVIDMDRPLGILTDRDVMIRLVNNGLDAEKTPVSDVMSREIITLNQKTGLYEALEQIKDSKSSVRRFPIVDDNGSIKGIITLDDVIYLLGKEMSDVSAIIESERPRL